Proteins encoded together in one Candidatus Dependentiae bacterium window:
- a CDS encoding OmpA family protein → MKKALALFLFVLVALPGCFGKKKEKAVKKDSKKNVFSSVDIPTADGDMSAVFDDEMGDFIEVDESMAYDDMSDDELDLADVAYADDLAKNVKADSVEVDDFSWIQESQQQEFKAVYFDFDKFNIREDQEDTMAFNIEQAQRALVENPDAKITLIVEGHADSAAGSDAYNLALSEKRAKIVRDRFAAAGIPTDSIKIVGRGSEVPAVVDGKIVEGDRNQQWANRRDEMRIIIG, encoded by the coding sequence ATGAAAAAAGCATTGGCTCTTTTTCTATTTGTGTTAGTTGCGCTTCCAGGGTGCTTTGGGAAGAAAAAAGAAAAAGCTGTAAAAAAAGATAGTAAGAAAAATGTATTCTCTTCTGTTGATATTCCTACAGCAGACGGTGATATGAGTGCCGTTTTTGATGATGAAATGGGAGATTTTATAGAAGTTGATGAATCTATGGCGTATGATGACATGAGTGATGATGAGCTTGATTTAGCAGATGTTGCATATGCTGATGATCTTGCAAAAAACGTAAAAGCTGATTCGGTGGAAGTTGATGATTTTTCTTGGATTCAAGAGTCACAACAACAAGAGTTTAAGGCTGTTTATTTCGACTTTGATAAGTTTAACATTCGAGAAGATCAAGAAGACACAATGGCATTTAACATAGAACAAGCGCAGCGTGCATTAGTAGAAAATCCTGATGCAAAAATTACACTTATTGTTGAAGGTCATGCTGATAGTGCTGCAGGATCTGATGCATATAACCTTGCGCTATCAGAGAAAAGAGCAAAAATAGTAAGAGATCGTTTTGCTGCTGCAGGTATTCCAACTGATTCAATTAAAATTGTTGGTCGTGGTTCAGAAGTGCCAGCAGTCGTCGATGGTAAAATTGTTGAAGGTGATAGAAACCAACAATGGGCAAATCGTCGTGACGAAATGAGAATCATTATCGGTTAG
- a CDS encoding Rne/Rng family ribonuclease, which translates to MKKILINKNPWQIRIAISDNSTLQNIYFSAQAVQSIERVFFKGKVTKVLPGIQTAFVNIGQEKAGFLHISEVDRELALGKFSKHISLEEDISKKTAQLRQSIDISKIFKEGDEVLVQVSKEPVYEKGAKLTTCFTLPGRFIVLMPNIPRIGVSKKIEDRQERVRLKEIVKKNLPESMGAIIRTTSDGRKEWEIVKDISILVSTWETIQNGFKEAKPQERVYEDIELTLQIVRDHLDNDVEAIIVDSKDTQRTIYNYVKKIAPEHRQKIKLYRGKTPIFEYYTIEEQIEAALEKKVPLKSGGSLIIETTEAMSVIDVNTGKFTGKKNMADTMLQTNLEAAEETVRQLRLRNIGGLIVIDFIDMAAAANRKKLITFFEKTLKERDKFQSVVLKVSEFGLVQMTRKRSGKTLVQQLTETCPTCEGSGFIKSVQTQSFTILHAITQELKDKKISDSITISLHPDIFKYITTAQYDAVLTLENFCSCRITFVTKKNFGLNQYKIEKK; encoded by the coding sequence ATGAAAAAAATTTTAATTAATAAAAATCCTTGGCAAATACGTATCGCTATTAGCGACAATAGTACGTTGCAGAATATATACTTTTCTGCACAGGCAGTCCAGTCTATTGAGCGAGTTTTCTTTAAAGGTAAAGTTACAAAAGTATTACCGGGAATTCAAACAGCGTTTGTTAATATTGGTCAAGAAAAAGCAGGCTTCTTGCATATTTCAGAAGTAGACAGAGAATTAGCACTTGGCAAATTTAGCAAACATATTTCACTTGAAGAAGATATTTCTAAAAAAACAGCTCAACTTCGTCAATCAATTGATATTAGTAAAATTTTCAAAGAAGGTGATGAGGTATTGGTTCAAGTCAGTAAAGAGCCAGTATATGAGAAAGGAGCAAAACTCACTACATGCTTTACATTACCTGGTAGATTTATCGTTTTAATGCCAAATATTCCTCGTATTGGTGTTTCGAAAAAAATTGAAGATCGGCAAGAACGTGTACGTCTTAAAGAAATTGTAAAAAAAAATTTACCAGAAAGTATGGGTGCTATTATTCGAACCACATCTGATGGGCGCAAAGAATGGGAAATTGTAAAAGATATTTCGATATTAGTAAGCACATGGGAAACGATACAAAACGGTTTTAAAGAAGCAAAACCTCAAGAACGTGTTTACGAAGATATTGAGCTCACGTTACAAATCGTACGTGATCATTTGGATAATGATGTTGAAGCAATCATTGTTGATAGCAAGGATACACAAAGAACAATCTATAATTACGTAAAAAAAATTGCACCCGAACATAGACAAAAAATAAAATTATACCGTGGTAAAACACCAATTTTTGAATATTACACTATAGAAGAGCAAATAGAAGCAGCGCTCGAAAAAAAGGTACCGCTCAAATCTGGTGGCTCTTTGATTATTGAAACAACTGAGGCCATGTCAGTTATTGATGTTAACACCGGTAAATTTACCGGTAAAAAAAATATGGCCGACACTATGCTACAAACAAATTTAGAGGCAGCAGAAGAAACAGTTCGCCAACTACGCTTACGCAATATTGGTGGGTTGATTGTTATTGATTTTATCGATATGGCTGCTGCAGCTAATCGGAAAAAGCTAATTACATTTTTTGAAAAAACACTCAAAGAGCGTGATAAATTTCAATCTGTTGTACTGAAAGTTTCTGAGTTTGGTTTAGTACAAATGACTCGAAAACGATCTGGTAAAACCCTAGTTCAACAGTTGACCGAAACGTGTCCTACATGTGAAGGTTCAGGTTTTATTAAATCGGTACAAACTCAAAGTTTTACTATTTTACATGCAATAACACAAGAACTAAAAGACAAAAAAATTAGCGATTCTATTACTATTAGTCTTCACCCAGATATTTTCAAGTATATAACAACAGCTCAGTATGATGCGGTACTTACCCTTGAAAATTTTTGTAGCTGCCGGATTACCTTTGTAACTAAAAAGAATTTTGGGCTCAACCAATACAAAATTGAAAAAAAATAG
- the gatB gene encoding Asp-tRNA(Asn)/Glu-tRNA(Gln) amidotransferase subunit GatB, with amino-acid sequence MAKTASVLDNYPDYELTIGIEVHAQLTTKSKIFCTCSNSVTKEPNRNICSICTGQPGVLPVLNKKVVDYAIMAGLATSCNIAPICSFARKHYFYPDLPKNYQITEADNPICSEGFIPIRLEDESIKKIRLIRIHMEEDAGRNIHAPDSGESFVDFNRTGTPLLEIVSYPDISSTYEARVYLKTLRTIVQYLNICSGNMEEGAFRADTNISVRKKGQEKLGTRCELKNINSFKFIGDAIEYEIERQIDILENDGKVKQETRLWDTNKKESRPMRSKEEAADYRYFEEPDLPLVQTNQEWISRIAAQLPELPHDKFSRFVSQLGLTPYEAEILVEDRALANYFEQAYKETQSKQLVNWILRDVLGYLKEYKQSIIEFKVTPKKLAIIIQMLEQEEINNHAAKEVFEIIAQTGQNPIDIVKEKGLEQMGASPELEAMIKEIIVNSPQQVAQLKAGKERMVGYFVGQAMKKTQGKGNPKIIQELLKKLL; translated from the coding sequence ATGGCAAAAACAGCGTCAGTATTAGACAACTACCCAGATTACGAGTTGACTATCGGTATTGAGGTTCATGCCCAGCTTACCACAAAAAGCAAAATTTTCTGCACATGTTCCAACAGCGTTACCAAGGAACCCAACAGAAATATTTGTTCTATTTGTACCGGCCAACCTGGTGTGCTCCCTGTTTTAAATAAAAAGGTAGTTGATTACGCAATTATGGCTGGTCTTGCAACAAGCTGTAACATTGCCCCTATATGTTCTTTTGCGCGTAAACATTATTTCTATCCTGATTTGCCAAAAAATTACCAGATTACTGAAGCTGATAACCCTATTTGCTCAGAAGGTTTTATTCCCATCCGCCTTGAAGATGAAAGTATTAAAAAGATTCGCTTGATTCGTATTCATATGGAAGAAGATGCAGGAAGAAACATTCATGCTCCTGACAGTGGAGAAAGTTTTGTTGACTTCAATAGAACAGGAACACCACTTTTAGAAATTGTTAGCTATCCTGATATTTCAAGTACATATGAAGCAAGAGTATACTTAAAAACTCTGCGTACCATTGTGCAATATTTAAATATTTGTAGCGGTAATATGGAAGAAGGAGCATTTCGCGCAGATACCAATATCTCTGTGCGTAAAAAGGGACAAGAAAAACTTGGCACTCGTTGTGAGTTAAAAAATATCAATTCATTTAAATTCATTGGCGACGCTATTGAATACGAAATAGAACGCCAAATCGATATATTAGAAAATGATGGTAAAGTAAAACAAGAAACCCGCTTGTGGGATACAAATAAAAAAGAATCTCGTCCAATGCGATCAAAAGAAGAAGCGGCTGATTATCGCTACTTTGAAGAACCTGATCTGCCTTTGGTTCAAACAAACCAAGAGTGGATTAGTCGTATTGCTGCGCAACTACCAGAACTGCCACATGATAAGTTTAGTCGCTTTGTAAGTCAACTTGGCTTAACACCCTATGAAGCAGAAATTCTGGTGGAAGATCGCGCACTTGCTAACTATTTTGAACAAGCATACAAAGAAACTCAAAGCAAACAATTAGTAAACTGGATTTTACGGGATGTTCTTGGTTATCTAAAAGAATATAAACAGTCTATTATTGAGTTTAAAGTCACCCCAAAAAAATTAGCTATAATTATACAAATGCTTGAACAAGAAGAAATTAACAATCATGCTGCAAAAGAAGTTTTTGAAATAATTGCGCAAACTGGGCAAAATCCTATTGATATCGTAAAAGAAAAAGGCTTAGAGCAGATGGGTGCTAGCCCAGAACTTGAGGCAATGATAAAAGAAATTATTGTAAATAGTCCACAACAAGTCGCACAACTCAAAGCGGGCAAAGAGCGTATGGTAGGCTACTTTGTCGGTCAGGCAATGAAAAAAACTCAAGGAAAGGGTAATCCTAAAATTATTCAAGAATTACTTAAAAAACTTCTGTAA
- the pyrF gene encoding orotidine-5'-phosphate decarboxylase, whose translation MSLLPTLDKTKSIFNINMLTYAQRAEYAHHPLAKRLFMLMEQKQTNLIHNPDVDNKKQFIALTDAIGPYICALKTHIDIINDFDWDLIEQLKTLAQKHNFLIIEDRKFCDIGSIVQKQYRDGMYKIVDWADIIIAHAVSGPGVVDGLKSVGKDKNRGMLLLSHLSCAGNLIDNMYTKKTVELAETNTDFVVGLVAQERCTTDIGLLIVAPGISLTQKKDNLSQRYNTPEYMIGQCGIDAIIVGRSIYNADDLVDSAQQYRGAGWQAYKKRIES comes from the coding sequence ATGTCGTTACTGCCTACATTAGACAAAACCAAGTCTATTTTTAATATAAATATGTTAACTTATGCGCAACGTGCTGAATATGCGCATCATCCATTGGCAAAAAGATTGTTTATGTTAATGGAACAAAAGCAGACAAACTTGATACACAATCCAGACGTGGATAACAAGAAACAATTTATTGCACTTACTGATGCTATTGGGCCGTATATTTGTGCACTTAAAACACACATTGATATTATTAATGATTTTGATTGGGATTTAATTGAACAACTTAAAACTCTTGCACAAAAACATAATTTTTTAATTATTGAAGACCGTAAGTTTTGTGATATCGGTTCAATTGTGCAAAAACAGTATCGTGATGGCATGTATAAAATTGTCGATTGGGCAGATATTATTATTGCTCATGCGGTTTCTGGTCCAGGTGTTGTTGATGGGCTTAAGTCTGTAGGTAAAGATAAAAATCGTGGCATGCTTTTGCTTTCTCATTTGAGTTGTGCGGGAAATTTAATTGATAACATGTATACAAAAAAAACTGTTGAGCTAGCAGAAACTAATACTGATTTTGTAGTTGGTTTAGTTGCACAAGAGCGTTGTACAACTGATATTGGATTGTTGATTGTTGCGCCGGGTATAAGTTTAACACAAAAAAAAGATAATCTATCTCAGCGGTATAATACACCTGAATATATGATTGGGCAATGCGGAATCGACGCTATTATCGTTGGGCGTTCAATTTATAATGCAGATGATCTAGTTGATTCTGCACAACAATATCGTGGTGCTGGATGGCAAGCGTACAAAAAGCGTATAGAAAGTTAA
- a CDS encoding orotate phosphoribosyltransferase: MNKWELVRKLYEVNAVKFGSFVLKSSIQSPIYIDLRVIISYPDILQAVANCMWKKVATYNFDLMCGVPYTALSIATVMAIKHNKPMVMKRKEIKGYGTKKILEGVFKEKQTCLVVEDLFTSGISSLETINSLEKAGLQVEHVVILIDREQGGVINIQKRGYFVHSVFTLTDIIKILCQSGAINQEIINVVTAYIRQNQVYF; the protein is encoded by the coding sequence ATGAATAAATGGGAGTTAGTTAGAAAGCTCTATGAAGTTAATGCAGTAAAATTTGGTAGCTTTGTTTTAAAAAGTAGTATTCAATCTCCAATTTATATTGATTTACGAGTCATTATTTCTTATCCAGACATTTTGCAAGCAGTTGCAAATTGCATGTGGAAAAAAGTAGCAACATACAATTTTGATCTTATGTGTGGAGTGCCTTATACCGCATTGTCAATAGCAACAGTTATGGCGATCAAACATAATAAACCAATGGTTATGAAGCGCAAGGAAATAAAAGGGTATGGAACAAAAAAGATACTTGAAGGTGTTTTTAAGGAAAAGCAAACTTGTCTTGTTGTTGAGGATTTATTTACTTCAGGTATTAGCTCATTAGAAACAATTAATTCACTGGAGAAAGCCGGTCTTCAAGTGGAGCATGTTGTGATACTTATTGATAGAGAGCAAGGTGGTGTTATTAATATCCAAAAACGCGGTTATTTTGTGCATTCTGTTTTTACTTTAACTGACATTATAAAAATTTTGTGCCAAAGTGGTGCAATCAATCAGGAGATAATTAATGTCGTTACTGCCTACATTAGACAAAACCAAGTCTATTTTTAA
- a CDS encoding tRNA-dihydrouridine synthase yields the protein MSFYDIDKNFEYNAKNAGKLDHEIPERIWPDKNLWYPFLDSKIASPLGIPACSITTGKKIEQITKLGFDVLTYKTVRSICVNAHPMPNISWIECKKQLKKIDEGDIFLSKYTVTDLTNVAIANSFGNACLNINWVLEDIAFAKSCMSNGQFLIVSVYGSVEQKARTFFDDFAYVAALVQEAGAQAVELNISCPNYCGKSLYKNYYDVYKLVKTVNRAVNLPIIIKVGVFDNYEQAKKVLYAAARAGARGICGINSMPRKVMNKDGKPTFGKRIKAGISGKPIFSLAQEFIIDTRTIIDQEKLSLILLAAGGVTCADDFDVFLDLGADVAMSAGGAIWNPYIAHKWHKKHSFVYSH from the coding sequence ATGTCTTTTTATGATATAGATAAAAACTTCGAATATAATGCCAAAAATGCTGGTAAACTTGACCATGAAATTCCTGAGCGCATTTGGCCAGATAAAAACTTGTGGTACCCGTTTCTTGATAGCAAAATTGCCAGTCCTCTTGGGATTCCCGCATGTAGTATTACAACAGGTAAAAAAATTGAGCAAATAACTAAATTAGGATTTGATGTTCTGACGTACAAGACGGTCAGGAGTATTTGTGTTAATGCTCATCCAATGCCAAATATTTCTTGGATAGAGTGTAAAAAGCAGCTTAAAAAAATTGATGAGGGAGATATTTTTTTATCCAAATACACAGTGACTGATCTAACCAATGTAGCTATTGCTAACTCTTTTGGAAATGCATGCTTGAACATCAATTGGGTGCTTGAAGATATTGCATTTGCAAAATCATGTATGTCTAATGGACAATTTCTCATAGTCTCTGTTTATGGAAGTGTTGAACAAAAAGCGCGAACGTTTTTTGATGATTTTGCCTATGTTGCTGCTTTAGTGCAAGAGGCTGGCGCACAAGCTGTAGAGCTGAATATATCATGCCCAAATTATTGCGGTAAATCATTATATAAGAATTATTATGATGTTTATAAGTTGGTTAAGACAGTTAATAGGGCTGTTAATTTACCAATCATAATAAAAGTTGGTGTATTTGATAATTATGAGCAAGCAAAAAAAGTATTATATGCTGCAGCTCGTGCTGGTGCTCGAGGTATCTGTGGTATTAATTCTATGCCAAGAAAGGTTATGAATAAGGATGGAAAACCTACATTTGGTAAAAGAATTAAAGCTGGTATTTCGGGTAAGCCAATTTTTAGTTTAGCGCAGGAATTTATTATAGATACTCGTACAATTATTGATCAAGAAAAATTAAGTTTAATATTACTTGCAGCTGGTGGTGTAACATGCGCAGATGATTTTGATGTTTTTTTGGACCTTGGTGCAGACGTGGCTATGAGTGCTGGTGGTGCTATATGGAATCCTTATATTGCTCATAAATGGCATAAAAAACATTCATTTGTGTATTCACACTAG
- a CDS encoding deoxyribodipyrimidine photo-lyase yields the protein MKKYKTSIFIFRRDLRLDDNITLLQALSESEKVISCFIFDPRQVGISNSFKSKNCIQFMIESLKNLDEQLKQKKGKLYIFNGIAEKVVERLIKQETIEAIYVNADYTPFSIKRDNAIKRICLRQKIKFISCDDLLLNAPEKIKKQDGTPYSIFSAFYKRSIRETIAIPKICRKKNFYIHAIRGSQTPMIYKKFLKKENPNLHVNGGTQEAKKLIGNITRLKSYTKTKDFPAIETSNLSAHLKFGTISIRQTYHSIGKKLGKDHPLIKQLYWRDFFTHIAYNSPFVFGQAYYKKYNKLWWSKSKTNFKKWCNGKTGFPVVDAGMRQLNKTGFMHNRVRMIAASFLTKDLHINWTWGEKYFAQQLVDYDPSVNNGNWQWSASTGCDAQPYFRIFNPWLQQKKFDPECMYIKKWVPELKNIDNQIIHSWFKDTHDSIHNYPTPMVDHAIESHKAKMLYKEITNKQ from the coding sequence ATGAAAAAATATAAAACATCAATTTTTATTTTTCGAAGAGACCTCCGTTTAGATGATAATATTACACTTTTACAGGCACTATCAGAATCAGAAAAAGTTATTTCCTGCTTTATTTTTGACCCCCGCCAAGTTGGTATAAGCAATAGTTTCAAGAGCAAAAACTGTATTCAATTTATGATTGAATCACTAAAAAATTTAGATGAGCAGCTCAAACAAAAAAAAGGCAAGTTGTATATTTTCAATGGTATTGCAGAAAAAGTAGTTGAGCGGCTCATCAAACAGGAAACAATCGAAGCTATTTATGTCAATGCGGATTACACACCGTTTAGTATAAAAAGAGATAATGCAATAAAAAGAATATGTTTAAGACAAAAAATAAAATTTATCTCGTGTGATGATTTGCTGCTTAATGCACCAGAAAAAATAAAAAAACAAGATGGCACACCCTATAGCATCTTTAGTGCCTTTTATAAGCGTAGTATTAGAGAAACAATTGCCATACCAAAAATATGTAGAAAGAAAAATTTTTACATACACGCAATTAGAGGCTCACAAACACCTATGATATATAAAAAATTTTTGAAAAAAGAAAATCCCAATTTACATGTTAATGGCGGCACACAAGAGGCAAAAAAGTTAATTGGCAATATTACTCGCTTGAAAAGTTATACAAAAACAAAAGATTTTCCTGCTATTGAAACTAGTAATCTGTCTGCACATTTAAAGTTTGGCACCATATCAATTCGCCAAACATATCATAGTATTGGCAAAAAATTGGGAAAAGATCATCCACTGATAAAACAACTATATTGGCGGGATTTTTTTACGCATATTGCCTACAATAGTCCATTTGTATTTGGACAAGCATATTACAAAAAATATAACAAATTATGGTGGAGTAAAAGTAAAACCAATTTTAAAAAGTGGTGTAACGGTAAAACTGGATTTCCAGTTGTTGATGCAGGCATGCGGCAACTTAATAAAACTGGTTTTATGCATAATCGAGTACGAATGATTGCCGCTTCATTTTTAACAAAAGATTTACATATTAATTGGACATGGGGAGAAAAATATTTTGCACAACAATTGGTTGATTATGATCCAAGCGTTAATAATGGCAATTGGCAATGGTCAGCATCAACAGGGTGTGATGCACAGCCGTATTTTAGAATTTTCAACCCATGGCTACAGCAAAAAAAATTTGATCCTGAATGCATGTATATAAAAAAGTGGGTTCCTGAACTTAAAAATATTGATAATCAAATTATTCATAGCTGGTTTAAAGATACACACGATTCAATACATAATTATCCAACACCAATGGTCGATCATGCTATTGAAAGTCACAAAGCAAAGATGCTATACAAAGAAATTACAAATAAACAATAA
- the ybeY gene encoding rRNA maturation RNase YbeY: MILIRNTQKKININQKKLQQDAQKILDILGYNDFDLGIWLTTNTTIKKYNHNYRNKDKPTDILSFPYHSDLKAGDKISATTDEDRNLGDIIISPEYVKKDSPRWGHSFEQHMQMLLVHGICHLLGYDHIKDQDYAVMKKQENFLLKKLSQ; encoded by the coding sequence ATGATTCTTATCAGAAACACACAGAAAAAAATAAACATCAATCAAAAAAAATTGCAGCAAGACGCACAAAAAATATTGGATATCTTAGGTTATAATGATTTTGATTTGGGTATTTGGCTAACAACCAATACAACCATCAAAAAATATAACCATAATTACCGCAATAAAGATAAACCCACTGATATCCTCTCATTTCCCTATCACTCCGACCTAAAAGCTGGCGATAAAATTAGCGCAACAACAGATGAAGATAGAAATCTGGGTGATATTATCATCAGTCCTGAATATGTCAAAAAAGATTCCCCACGATGGGGACACAGTTTTGAACAACACATGCAAATGCTATTAGTTCATGGTATCTGCCATCTGCTTGGCTATGATCACATCAAAGATCAAGATTATGCAGTAATGAAAAAACAAGAAAATTTTTTGCTTAAAAAACTATCTCAATAA
- a CDS encoding valine--tRNA ligase codes for MDKKYDHKVHEKKIQDSWDNKKTYAPQNNQGQQYTIDTPPPTVSGSLHIGHIFSYTQTDIIARYKRMNGFSIFYPFGFDDNGLPTERYVEKKRKVSPYKIGRSEFIKVCLEEVELSAQEFTQLWKRMGLSANWDAIYSTISASTRKLSQESFIRLHEKGFIYRKNEPAPYCTSCRTSVAQAELDDAQHDSLFSTIVFKDQEGNNLLIGTTRPELLSSCVAMFYHPDDKRYKHLKNQKAIVPLFEYQIPIYADKRVNPEKGTGLVMCCTFGDSTDIEWYKDFNLNYKQSVGRDGKWGEDTGILAGKKCKEARQIILDTLKNNNLLLEQKPISHVVNVHERCKQEIEYLMLPQWFLNIMSHKKTFIELANQINWHPNFMKARYLDWVNNIGWDWCLSRQRYYGIPFPAWHCQDCNEILLADIETLPIDPQETQYSGSCTTCGSSNIIPDTDVMDTWNTSSLSPYLCHKLYSNVVEGKQVNPLTEPAGTFVPISMRPQAHDIIRTWAFDTIVKVWMHHTTIPWKDIIISGHVLSGDKEKLSKSKEQKALAPIALLEKYPADVIRYWTASGALGQDTAFSETQLKIGQKLITKLWNAFLFLNEHTTTITSVNNLVEVSSPINKWLLHNASNTFDQYKKYFEKNEFSLALGVSEKFFWQTFCDNYLELIKNQLFNPKNYDEQHVQETQATLYHVGLRILQLYAPFVPHVTEVLYQEIYKPNTSTDSLHQTSFANMQQAYMFEQETKIMDHIVDLVVKVRKLKTAKQLSLKTELKKLTVGLIDTELLEAIKKQDQLLRGVTQAYDIEYKITNKISDKLEEKDGFWHGFVT; via the coding sequence ATGGATAAAAAATACGATCATAAAGTTCACGAAAAAAAGATTCAAGATAGTTGGGATAATAAAAAAACCTATGCACCACAAAATAATCAAGGGCAACAATACACTATAGATACACCACCACCAACTGTTTCTGGTTCTCTGCATATTGGGCATATATTCTCATACACACAAACAGATATCATTGCTCGCTATAAGCGAATGAATGGTTTTTCTATTTTTTATCCTTTTGGTTTTGATGATAACGGCCTACCAACTGAACGATATGTAGAAAAAAAACGCAAAGTAAGCCCATACAAAATTGGTCGCTCAGAATTTATTAAGGTATGCCTTGAAGAAGTAGAGCTTTCAGCACAAGAGTTTACTCAACTATGGAAGCGTATGGGACTTTCTGCAAATTGGGATGCTATATATTCAACTATTTCGGCAAGCACACGGAAGCTTTCACAAGAATCATTTATCAGATTGCATGAGAAAGGATTTATATATCGCAAAAATGAACCTGCTCCCTATTGCACATCCTGTAGAACCTCTGTCGCACAAGCAGAGCTTGATGATGCACAACATGATTCACTTTTCAGCACTATCGTATTTAAAGATCAAGAAGGTAACAATTTATTAATCGGAACAACGCGCCCAGAGCTATTATCTTCATGCGTTGCAATGTTTTATCACCCTGATGATAAACGGTATAAACATTTAAAAAATCAAAAAGCAATCGTACCATTATTTGAATATCAAATCCCTATTTATGCCGATAAACGTGTTAACCCAGAAAAAGGAACTGGGTTAGTAATGTGTTGTACGTTCGGTGACAGTACTGATATTGAATGGTATAAAGATTTTAATCTTAATTATAAACAATCAGTTGGCCGTGATGGAAAATGGGGCGAAGATACTGGTATATTGGCTGGCAAAAAATGCAAAGAGGCACGCCAGATCATTTTAGACACACTCAAAAACAACAACTTATTACTTGAGCAAAAGCCGATTTCTCACGTGGTAAATGTACACGAACGCTGTAAACAAGAAATTGAATACTTGATGTTGCCGCAGTGGTTTTTAAATATTATGTCTCACAAAAAAACATTTATTGAGTTAGCAAATCAGATTAACTGGCACCCAAATTTTATGAAAGCTCGCTATCTAGATTGGGTTAATAATATTGGATGGGATTGGTGTTTATCTCGCCAGCGCTATTATGGTATTCCATTTCCTGCGTGGCATTGCCAAGATTGCAATGAAATTCTGTTAGCAGATATTGAAACTTTGCCTATCGACCCGCAAGAAACTCAATATTCAGGTTCATGCACCACATGCGGATCATCAAATATTATTCCTGATACAGATGTTATGGATACGTGGAACACATCTTCACTCTCTCCATATTTATGTCACAAGCTTTACAGCAATGTTGTTGAAGGTAAGCAGGTAAATCCACTTACCGAGCCCGCAGGCACATTTGTTCCTATAAGTATGCGCCCGCAAGCGCATGACATTATTCGCACATGGGCATTTGATACCATTGTAAAGGTATGGATGCATCATACGACTATTCCATGGAAAGATATTATTATTTCTGGCCATGTACTGAGTGGTGATAAAGAAAAACTTTCTAAATCAAAAGAACAAAAAGCACTTGCGCCAATAGCGTTATTAGAAAAATATCCTGCTGATGTTATAAGATATTGGACAGCTTCTGGCGCCCTAGGACAAGATACTGCATTTTCTGAAACACAATTAAAAATTGGACAAAAACTCATTACAAAATTGTGGAATGCATTTTTATTTTTAAATGAGCACACAACCACAATTACATCTGTAAACAATTTAGTTGAGGTTTCTTCACCAATTAATAAATGGCTACTACATAATGCAAGCAACACATTCGATCAATACAAAAAATATTTTGAAAAAAATGAGTTCAGTTTAGCACTCGGCGTATCAGAGAAATTTTTCTGGCAAACATTTTGCGACAATTATTTAGAATTAATTAAAAATCAGTTGTTTAATCCAAAAAATTATGATGAACAACATGTACAAGAAACTCAAGCAACATTGTATCATGTCGGTTTACGCATCTTGCAACTGTACGCACCATTCGTACCACATGTAACTGAAGTATTGTACCAAGAAATATATAAACCTAATACGTCCACAGATTCACTACATCAAACAAGCTTTGCCAATATGCAACAAGCATACATGTTTGAACAAGAAACAAAAATTATGGATCATATTGTTGATCTTGTTGTAAAAGTACGCAAGCTCAAAACAGCCAAGCAACTTTCGTTAAAAACAGAGCTAAAAAAACTTACTGTTGGTCTAATTGATACAGAATTACTTGAGGCTATCAAAAAACAAGATCAATTATTACGTGGTGTAACACAAGCCTATGATATTGAGTATAAAATTACCAATAAAATATCTGATAAACTAGAAGAAAAAGATGGCTTCTGGCATGGGTTTGTTACATGA